One region of Fimbriiglobus ruber genomic DNA includes:
- the pgm gene encoding phosphoglucomutase (alpha-D-glucose-1,6-bisphosphate-dependent), which produces MKVSSLAGKPADPSVLVNVPRLITAYFAEAPDASVPAQRVEFGTSGHRGSSFDTAFNEWHILAISQAICLYRLRKGIDGPLFLGMDTHALSVPALASALEVLAANGVEVLLAKDDEYTPTPAVSHAILTYNRGRTTGRADGIVVTPSHNPPHDGGFKYNPPHGGPAEPAITGWIEAKANEFLASGLRGVNRVPYERALRASTTHRHDYLDAYTKDLGNVIDMDAIRGAKIRLGVDPLGGAGVHYWEPIAERYGLNLTVVNKVVDPTFRFMTVDWDGQIRMDPSSPYAMARLIGLKDQFDIAFACDTDHDRHGIVTRSAGLLPPNHYLSVVVRYLFQHRPTWSNGAAVGKTLVSTQMIDRVAAKLDRKLYEVPVGFKWFVDGLLDGSLGFGGEESAGASFLRRDGSVWTTDKDGIIPALLAAEITARMGRDPGELYRDLTREFGEPAYDRVESPATPGQKQLLAKLSPQQVKLTELAGEKIRAILTRAPANDAPIGGLKVVAESGWFAARPSGTESIYKIYAESFKGADHLKRILEEARTIVGAALDAGSAPDAALTSPAPHEQTVSEAEELWRAEGNPN; this is translated from the coding sequence ATGAAAGTCAGTTCGCTGGCGGGAAAGCCGGCCGACCCATCGGTGCTCGTTAACGTGCCCCGACTTATCACAGCCTATTTCGCCGAGGCGCCTGACGCCTCGGTGCCGGCGCAACGGGTTGAGTTCGGCACCTCCGGGCATCGCGGTTCCTCATTCGATACGGCGTTTAACGAGTGGCACATCCTGGCCATTAGTCAGGCCATCTGTTTGTACCGGCTGCGGAAGGGGATCGACGGCCCGTTGTTCCTCGGCATGGACACGCACGCGCTTTCCGTGCCGGCCCTCGCTAGCGCGTTGGAGGTGTTGGCGGCCAACGGTGTCGAAGTCCTGCTCGCGAAGGATGACGAATACACCCCGACCCCGGCCGTGTCTCACGCGATTCTGACCTACAACCGCGGACGAACGACGGGCCGCGCCGATGGCATTGTCGTCACGCCCTCGCACAACCCGCCCCACGACGGCGGGTTCAAGTATAACCCGCCCCACGGCGGGCCGGCGGAACCCGCCATAACGGGTTGGATCGAGGCGAAAGCCAACGAGTTTCTCGCGAGTGGCCTGCGGGGGGTGAACCGGGTTCCTTACGAGCGGGCATTGCGGGCCTCCACGACCCACCGACACGACTACCTCGACGCCTACACGAAAGACCTCGGCAATGTGATCGATATGGATGCCATTCGCGGTGCGAAGATCCGCCTGGGGGTCGATCCGCTCGGCGGCGCCGGGGTCCACTACTGGGAGCCGATCGCCGAGCGCTACGGGCTGAACCTCACCGTCGTCAATAAGGTCGTCGATCCGACCTTCCGGTTCATGACTGTCGATTGGGACGGCCAGATCCGGATGGACCCGTCATCCCCCTATGCGATGGCCCGGTTGATCGGCCTGAAGGACCAATTCGATATCGCCTTCGCGTGCGATACGGACCACGACCGGCACGGGATCGTGACCCGGAGCGCGGGCCTGCTCCCCCCCAATCACTACCTTTCGGTCGTCGTTCGTTACCTCTTCCAACACCGGCCGACCTGGAGTAACGGAGCCGCAGTCGGGAAGACGCTCGTGAGCACCCAGATGATCGACCGGGTGGCCGCGAAGCTGGACCGGAAGCTGTACGAGGTGCCCGTCGGCTTCAAGTGGTTCGTCGACGGGCTCCTCGACGGGTCGCTGGGCTTCGGCGGCGAGGAGAGCGCGGGGGCTTCGTTCCTCCGTCGGGACGGGAGCGTGTGGACGACGGACAAGGACGGCATCATCCCGGCCCTGCTGGCGGCCGAGATCACGGCCCGGATGGGCCGCGACCCCGGCGAACTTTACCGGGACCTCACGCGCGAGTTCGGTGAGCCCGCCTACGACCGCGTCGAGTCTCCGGCCACTCCCGGGCAAAAGCAACTGCTCGCGAAGCTCTCACCCCAACAGGTGAAACTCACCGAACTGGCGGGGGAAAAAATCCGGGCGATCCTCACCCGCGCTCCGGCCAACGACGCCCCCATCGGTGGATTAAAGGTCGTCGCCGAGAGCGGCTGGTTCGCGGCCCGTCCGTCGGGTACCGAGAGCATCTACAAGATCTATGCGGAGAGCTTCAAGGGGGCGGACCACCTGAAGCGCATCCTGGAGGAAGCCCGGACGATCGTCGGAGCCGCGCTCGACGCGGGATCTGCGCCGGACGCGGCCCTCACGTCGCCGGCACCACACGAACAGACGGTCAGCGAAGCCGAGGAGCTGTGGCGTGCCGAAGGGAATCCGAACTGA
- a CDS encoding RpiB/LacA/LacB family sugar-phosphate isomerase gives MRVGIASDHGGFALKVQLAESLRGSGYVMVDFGAYELDAGDDYPDFIVPLARAVAAGTVERGLALCGSGVGASVAANKIPGVRAGLIHDVFSAHQGVEDDDMNVFCLGGKVIGPALARELIESFLAARFGGAERHKRRLAKVRELESPNAGP, from the coding sequence ATGCGCGTAGGAATCGCCTCGGACCACGGAGGGTTCGCCTTGAAAGTGCAACTCGCGGAGTCACTCCGCGGTTCCGGATATGTGATGGTGGACTTCGGCGCCTACGAACTCGACGCCGGCGACGACTACCCCGATTTCATCGTCCCCCTGGCCAGGGCCGTCGCTGCCGGGACGGTCGAGCGCGGCCTGGCGCTCTGCGGGAGCGGCGTGGGGGCATCCGTCGCCGCGAACAAAATTCCGGGCGTGCGTGCCGGGCTCATCCACGACGTGTTCTCCGCCCATCAGGGTGTCGAGGATGACGACATGAATGTCTTCTGCCTGGGTGGGAAAGTGATCGGGCCCGCGCTCGCCCGGGAACTGATCGAGTCTTTTCTCGCCGCCCGCTTCGGCGGCGCCGAGCGCCACAAGCGCCGCTTGGCAAAAGTCCGGGAGCTGGAATCCCCGAACGCCGGTCCCTGA